One Leisingera sp. M658 genomic window carries:
- a CDS encoding IS481 family transposase, translating to MGQIRHGCATTTHAIRATIQRSQASNAELSRELGINVKTVAKWRKRQTVEDRKTGPKEPNSTVLSKDEEAMIVAFRRHTLLPLDDCLYALQPSIPHLTRSSLHRCLQRHGISRLPDMDGDKPKRQKFKRYPIGYFHIDIAELRTAEGKLFLFVAIDRTSKFSVAQLVDKANRKTAWEFLEHLLEAVPHRIHTILTDNGIQFAEQPRNRNTFYSRPMRFDMICEANGIKHRLTKPNHLRTNGQVERMNRTINDATVKRYHYGSHDQLRAHLADFLDAYNYARRLKTLSGLTPYEYICKIWTSEPDRFMVDPIHQMPGLNT from the coding sequence ATGGGACAGATACGTCACGGCTGCGCCACGACAACGCACGCCATCCGAGCAACAATACAGCGATCGCAAGCTTCGAACGCGGAGCTGAGCCGCGAGCTTGGCATCAACGTCAAGACCGTAGCCAAGTGGCGAAAGCGTCAAACGGTCGAGGACAGAAAGACAGGCCCAAAGGAGCCGAACTCGACTGTTCTAAGCAAAGATGAAGAGGCAATGATCGTTGCCTTCCGGCGGCATACTTTGCTGCCGCTTGATGATTGCCTCTATGCTTTGCAGCCCTCTATTCCTCATCTGACACGATCTTCGTTGCACCGCTGCTTGCAGCGGCACGGCATTTCACGCCTGCCGGACATGGATGGGGACAAGCCGAAACGGCAGAAGTTCAAGCGGTATCCAATCGGCTATTTTCATATCGACATCGCCGAACTCCGGACTGCCGAAGGCAAGCTCTTTCTCTTCGTAGCCATTGACCGAACCAGCAAGTTCTCCGTGGCCCAACTGGTAGACAAGGCAAACAGGAAAACCGCCTGGGAGTTTCTGGAGCACCTGCTTGAAGCGGTGCCCCACCGTATCCACACAATCTTGACTGACAACGGTATCCAGTTTGCCGAACAACCCCGGAACCGGAACACCTTCTATTCCCGACCAATGCGGTTCGACATGATTTGCGAGGCCAACGGGATTAAGCACCGTCTCACCAAGCCGAACCATCTTAGGACCAACGGCCAGGTCGAGCGCATGAACCGCACCATCAATGATGCGACCGTCAAGCGTTACCACTACGGCAGCCACGATCAACTCCGCGCCCACTTGGCCGACTTCCTCGATGCCTACAATTACGCGCGTCGCCTGAAGACCCTCAGCGGCCTCACTCCTTACGAATACATCTGCAAAATCTGGACTTCAGAGCCAGACAGATTCATGGTGGACCCGATCCACCAGATGCCGGGACTGAACACCTAG
- a CDS encoding FAD-binding oxidoreductase: MADFDIAIAGAGAVGMSCALWVQMRGHKVLLMDPEPPGSGTSYGNACTLATYACLPVNDPSVLTSLPQLMFSRDSPLSLSYAHALRNPRWMLSFLANCRAAPSRRIAGHLADLLAHADAGINPLIEAAGAQDLVVERGQLSVWSTGKAAKAAAAGLERRRALGVPWREVDPEEALEMEPGLHLPVKRAVHFHAARHLRDPLEFITRMHRAFADLGGTTLRAKAETVRASDTGVELQAGGQSLTAGHAVIASGAFSTQIKGAGTQKLPLGTERGYHVMYESEGHRVTRPVGWGEAGFYAVPHAKGLRLTGTVEIAALDAPANPRRLDYLVRKGAEMLGSLPDPDSDWLGYRPTMPDSLPVIGRSPQSDRVIHAFGHQHIGLTLGGITGRLVADLAEGRQPNVDLAPFAADRAFA, translated from the coding sequence ATGGCGGATTTTGACATTGCCATAGCGGGCGCAGGCGCGGTGGGGATGAGCTGCGCGCTGTGGGTGCAGATGCGCGGGCATAAGGTGCTGCTGATGGACCCGGAGCCGCCCGGATCCGGCACCAGTTACGGCAATGCCTGTACCCTGGCGACCTATGCCTGCCTGCCGGTGAATGACCCGTCGGTGCTGACCAGCCTGCCGCAGCTGATGTTCTCCAGGGACAGTCCGCTGTCGTTGTCTTATGCCCATGCGCTGCGCAATCCGCGTTGGATGCTGTCCTTTCTGGCCAATTGCCGCGCCGCACCTTCGCGCCGGATTGCGGGCCATCTGGCAGATCTGCTGGCCCATGCCGATGCCGGAATAAACCCGCTGATCGAGGCCGCAGGCGCCCAGGATCTGGTGGTCGAGCGCGGTCAGCTGTCGGTCTGGTCCACCGGGAAGGCTGCCAAGGCTGCCGCCGCGGGCCTGGAACGCCGCCGGGCGCTGGGCGTGCCCTGGCGCGAGGTTGACCCGGAGGAAGCGCTGGAGATGGAGCCTGGCCTGCATCTGCCTGTCAAACGCGCGGTGCATTTTCACGCCGCCCGGCACTTGCGCGATCCGCTGGAATTCATCACCCGGATGCACCGGGCATTTGCGGATCTGGGCGGCACCACGCTGCGGGCCAAGGCGGAGACAGTCCGGGCCTCGGACACAGGGGTGGAACTGCAGGCAGGCGGGCAGAGCCTCACCGCCGGCCACGCGGTGATTGCCAGTGGCGCGTTCTCCACACAAATCAAGGGCGCGGGTACGCAGAAACTGCCGCTTGGCACCGAGCGCGGCTATCATGTGATGTATGAAAGTGAGGGGCATCGGGTGACGCGGCCCGTCGGCTGGGGCGAGGCCGGGTTTTATGCGGTGCCGCATGCGAAAGGTTTGCGGCTGACCGGCACGGTGGAGATCGCCGCGCTGGACGCGCCTGCAAACCCGCGCCGCCTGGACTATCTCGTTCGCAAGGGGGCAGAGATGCTGGGGTCGCTGCCGGACCCGGACAGCGACTGGCTGGGCTACCGCCCGACCATGCCGGACTCGCTGCCGGTGATTGGCCGCAGCCCGCAGTCGGACCGGGTGATCCACGCCTTTGGCCATCAGCACATCGGCCTGACCCTGGGCGGCATCACCGGGAGGCTGGTTGCCGATCTGGCGGAAGGCCGGCAGCCCAATGTGGATTTGGCGCCCTTTGCTGCAGACCGGGCCTTTGCCTGA
- a CDS encoding 50S ribosomal protein L25/general stress protein Ctc translates to MAKEIPDLVAEVRAGTGKGAARAARRAGMVPGVVYGGDVDPVAIQIPFNVLLKKLKAGQFKSTLWNLKVEGQDDVRVICRDVQRDVVKDLPTHLDLMRLRRTSKVNLYIPVEFINEDEAPGVKKGGMLNVTRPEVELVVTAGDIPEKLVVDLAGLNIGDVVTISSIELPAGAKPTIDRDFVIANIASPGGLTASDDEEGEEGEAEAVAAEE, encoded by the coding sequence ATGGCAAAAGAGATTCCTGATCTCGTCGCCGAAGTACGTGCGGGGACGGGCAAGGGCGCCGCTCGCGCTGCGCGCCGCGCAGGCATGGTACCGGGCGTTGTTTACGGTGGTGACGTGGATCCGGTTGCGATCCAGATCCCGTTCAACGTTCTGCTGAAAAAGCTGAAAGCCGGCCAGTTCAAGTCCACCCTGTGGAACCTGAAAGTGGAAGGCCAGGACGACGTGCGCGTGATCTGCCGCGACGTTCAGCGCGATGTGGTGAAGGACCTGCCGACCCACCTCGACCTGATGCGTCTGCGCCGCACCTCGAAAGTCAACCTGTACATCCCGGTTGAGTTCATCAACGAGGACGAAGCACCCGGCGTCAAAAAAGGCGGCATGCTGAACGTGACCCGCCCCGAGGTTGAGCTGGTCGTGACCGCTGGCGACATCCCCGAGAAGCTGGTTGTCGATCTGGCAGGCCTGAACATCGGCGACGTTGTCACCATCTCGTCGATCGAGCTGCCGGCCGGCGCCAAGCCGACCATCGACCGCGACTTCGTGATTGCCAACATCGCATCCCCGGGCGGCCTGACCGCATCGGATGACGAAGAAGGCGAAGAAGGCGAAGCCGAAGCAGTGGCTGCCGAAGAATAA
- the pth gene encoding aminoacyl-tRNA hydrolase, whose product MKLFVGLGNPGPKYERNRHNIGFMALDNIAGDHGFSPWKAKFQAMICEGNLGGEKVLLLKPQTFMNLSGQSVGEAMRFYKLTLADVVVLHDELDLAPGKARIKQGGGHAGHNGLRSIHSHIGADYARVRLGIGHPGHKDAVAGYVLRDFPKADEGWLDDVMRGISDGAADLARGDGGKFMNAVALRVAPPRSSTTKPKAEAKQPAKAEPAPDTRSAMEKLMDKFK is encoded by the coding sequence ATGAAACTCTTTGTCGGCCTTGGCAATCCCGGCCCGAAATACGAGCGCAACCGCCATAACATCGGCTTCATGGCGCTGGACAATATTGCCGGCGATCACGGGTTCAGCCCCTGGAAGGCCAAGTTCCAGGCGATGATCTGCGAGGGCAATCTGGGTGGCGAAAAGGTGCTGCTCTTGAAGCCGCAAACCTTCATGAACCTGTCCGGCCAGTCGGTGGGCGAGGCGATGCGGTTTTACAAGCTGACGCTTGCCGATGTGGTGGTGCTGCATGACGAGCTGGATCTGGCGCCGGGCAAGGCGCGCATCAAGCAGGGCGGCGGCCATGCCGGACACAACGGTCTGCGCTCGATCCATTCCCATATCGGCGCGGACTATGCGCGGGTGCGGCTGGGGATCGGCCATCCGGGCCACAAGGATGCGGTGGCGGGCTATGTGCTGCGTGACTTCCCCAAAGCGGATGAGGGCTGGCTGGACGATGTGATGCGCGGCATCTCGGACGGCGCGGCGGACCTGGCCCGCGGCGATGGCGGCAAGTTCATGAATGCGGTGGCCCTGCGCGTGGCGCCGCCGCGCAGCTCCACCACCAAGCCCAAAGCGGAGGCGAAACAGCCCGCCAAGGCAGAGCCTGCGCCCGACACCCGCTCAGCGATGGAAAAGCTGATGGACAAGTTCAAGTAA
- the trpA gene encoding tryptophan synthase subunit alpha, with amino-acid sequence MTRIDAKFADLKAAGKKAFVTYVMAGDPDYDTSLEVVKGLPGAGVDIIELGLPFTDPMADGPTIQLAGQRALDGGMTLEKTLQLAADFRKGDDTTPIVLMGYYNPIYNRGVDTFLEDAKAAGIDGLIVVDLPPEEDDELCIPAQKAGLNFIRLATPTTDDARLPKVLQNTSGFVYYVSITGITGAAEAEATDVGPEVARIKAATDLPIIVGFGINTPQKAQNIASISDGAVVGSAIVSQIGAGKSPAEVLAFVKSLADGAHKG; translated from the coding sequence ATGACCCGCATTGATGCCAAATTCGCCGACCTGAAAGCCGCCGGAAAGAAAGCCTTTGTCACCTATGTGATGGCGGGCGACCCCGATTATGACACCTCGCTGGAAGTGGTCAAAGGGCTGCCGGGCGCCGGTGTGGACATTATTGAGCTGGGCCTGCCGTTCACCGATCCAATGGCTGACGGGCCGACCATCCAGCTGGCGGGCCAACGCGCGCTGGACGGCGGTATGACGCTGGAGAAGACGTTGCAGCTGGCGGCAGATTTCCGCAAAGGCGACGACACCACGCCGATCGTGCTGATGGGCTATTACAACCCGATCTATAACCGTGGTGTGGATACCTTTCTGGAAGACGCCAAAGCGGCCGGCATAGACGGGCTGATCGTGGTGGACCTGCCGCCGGAAGAAGATGACGAGCTGTGCATCCCGGCGCAAAAAGCGGGGCTGAACTTCATCCGCCTGGCCACCCCCACCACCGATGACGCGCGCCTGCCCAAGGTGCTGCAGAACACTTCGGGCTTTGTCTATTATGTGTCGATCACCGGCATCACCGGCGCGGCAGAGGCCGAGGCCACCGACGTCGGCCCCGAGGTTGCCCGCATCAAGGCGGCCACCGATCTGCCGATTATCGTGGGCTTTGGCATCAATACGCCCCAGAAGGCGCAGAACATCGCCTCGATCTCGGACGGCGCCGTAGTGGGCAGCGCCATTGTCAGCCAGATCGGCGCAGGCAAGTCGCCGGCCGAGGTGCTGGCGTTTGTGAAGTCCCTCGCGGATGGTGCGCATAAAGGCTGA
- a CDS encoding YaeQ family protein: MAQNATIYKVELSVSDMDRHYYETHKLTVAKHPSETDERLMVRILAFALNAHEQLELTKGLSTDDEPDIWQKSLSGELELWVALGLPSEKIVRQSCGKAKEVIVYSYGRTAEVWWEKIKNSTTRFDNLQVVNFSETDTRDLGNLASRSMKLQVNIQDGDVMVSVDDSIVYVTQAKWKNAV; this comes from the coding sequence ATGGCGCAAAATGCCACCATCTATAAAGTAGAGCTTTCCGTATCTGATATGGATCGACACTATTACGAGACCCACAAGTTGACCGTCGCCAAGCATCCTTCGGAGACGGATGAACGGTTGATGGTGCGTATTCTCGCTTTTGCGCTGAATGCCCATGAGCAATTGGAACTTACTAAGGGCCTTTCAACGGATGATGAGCCAGATATTTGGCAGAAAAGCTTGAGTGGCGAGCTTGAACTATGGGTAGCGTTAGGGCTTCCAAGCGAGAAGATTGTTCGTCAATCTTGTGGCAAAGCCAAAGAGGTGATTGTCTATAGTTATGGCAGGACCGCTGAGGTGTGGTGGGAAAAGATCAAAAACAGCACCACCCGGTTTGATAACCTTCAGGTTGTTAATTTTTCAGAGACGGATACCCGTGACCTGGGAAATCTTGCAAGTCGGTCGATGAAGCTGCAGGTCAATATTCAGGATGGTGATGTCATGGTCAGTGTTGATGATAGTATCGTCTACGTGACCCAGGCCAAATGGAAGAATGCGGTGTAG
- a CDS encoding alpha-hydroxy acid oxidase, translated as MPVITNINDLKRIYERRVPRMFYDYAESGSWTEQTFRENTSDFEQIRLRQRVAVDMTRRTTAARMIGQDVAMPVALAPVGLMGMQHADGEIKAARAAEEFGVPFTLSTMSINSIEEVAEATTKPFWFQLYTMKDEDYIRRLIQRAKDAKCSALVITLDLQILGQRHKDLKNGLSAPPKLTPATIVNLMTKWTWGLQMLGAKRRNFGNIVGHVHGVSDTSQLGAWTAEQFDPALDWGKVEKLMEMWGGKVILKGVLDAEDARMAAKLGADAIVVSNHGGRQLDGALSSIRMLPEIMDAVGSDVEVHLDSGIRSGQDVLKALALGATGTMIGRAFVYGLGARGQKGVTEALEVIRKELDTTMALCGERSVDGLGRHNLLVPQDFGGRWQE; from the coding sequence GTGCCGGTGATCACAAATATCAACGACCTGAAGCGCATCTATGAACGCCGTGTGCCGCGGATGTTCTATGATTATGCCGAAAGCGGCAGCTGGACCGAGCAGACCTTCCGCGAGAACACCTCAGATTTTGAGCAGATCCGCCTGCGCCAGCGGGTGGCGGTGGACATGACCCGGCGCACGACCGCGGCCCGGATGATCGGCCAGGACGTGGCGATGCCGGTGGCCTTGGCGCCGGTGGGGCTGATGGGGATGCAGCACGCCGATGGCGAGATCAAGGCGGCCCGCGCGGCTGAGGAGTTCGGGGTGCCGTTCACGCTGTCCACCATGTCGATCAACTCGATCGAGGAAGTGGCGGAAGCGACCACCAAGCCATTCTGGTTCCAGCTTTATACGATGAAGGACGAGGACTACATCCGCCGCCTGATCCAGCGGGCCAAGGATGCCAAATGCTCGGCGCTGGTGATCACGCTGGACCTGCAGATCCTGGGCCAGCGGCACAAGGATCTGAAAAACGGGCTGTCGGCGCCGCCCAAGCTGACCCCCGCGACCATTGTCAACCTGATGACCAAATGGACCTGGGGCTTGCAGATGCTGGGCGCCAAGCGGCGCAATTTCGGCAATATCGTCGGCCATGTGCACGGCGTTTCCGACACCTCGCAGCTGGGCGCCTGGACGGCCGAGCAATTCGATCCGGCGCTGGACTGGGGCAAGGTTGAAAAGCTGATGGAGATGTGGGGCGGCAAGGTGATCCTGAAAGGGGTTCTGGACGCCGAAGACGCGAGGATGGCCGCCAAACTGGGCGCCGATGCCATCGTTGTGTCGAACCACGGCGGGCGGCAGCTGGACGGCGCGCTGAGTTCCATCCGGATGCTGCCGGAAATCATGGATGCTGTGGGCAGTGACGTCGAGGTGCATCTGGACAGCGGCATCCGCTCTGGCCAGGACGTGCTGAAGGCACTGGCGCTGGGGGCCACCGGCACCATGATCGGCCGCGCCTTTGTTTACGGCCTGGGGGCAAGGGGCCAGAAAGGCGTCACCGAGGCTCTGGAAGTGATTCGCAAGGAACTGGACACCACCATGGCACTGTGCGGCGAACGTTCAGTTGATGGCCTGGGGCGTCATAATCTGCTGGTGCCGCAGGATTTCGGCGGGCGCTGGCAGGAATAA
- the rlmF gene encoding 23S rRNA (adenine(1618)-N(6))-methyltransferase RlmF codes for MTIKTKLHPRNQHSRGYDFELLVAQTPELEAFTIQSPADQATIDFQNVQAVRMLNRALLKAHYDIDFWDIPAGYLCPPIPGRVDYIHYLADLLADSYNQEVPRGRHIKVLDIGTGASLVYPLTGQSEYGWHFTGVDIDAGAIKSARQICEFNKLAITLRRQRKPENIFHGVIQPNDAFHVTMCNPPFHGSIEKAKKGTQRKWANLGKGRSTKLNFGGQNAELWCPGGEIKFLACMVEQSMEFAGQCLWFTSLVSKKDNLQPLNRILGKARVAECKVVEMAQGQKTSRFVAWTYMKKSLRSSFAKKART; via the coding sequence ATGACCATCAAGACGAAGCTACACCCCCGCAATCAACACTCACGAGGCTACGATTTCGAGCTCTTGGTGGCGCAGACACCTGAGCTTGAGGCCTTCACGATCCAAAGCCCAGCCGATCAGGCGACGATTGATTTTCAAAACGTGCAGGCAGTCCGTATGCTTAATCGGGCGTTGCTAAAGGCGCATTACGATATTGATTTTTGGGATATTCCCGCCGGTTATTTATGCCCGCCAATCCCCGGCCGTGTCGACTACATCCACTATCTCGCGGACTTGCTTGCTGACAGCTATAACCAAGAAGTCCCGCGTGGGCGCCATATCAAGGTATTGGACATCGGCACTGGTGCAAGCTTGGTGTACCCCCTTACGGGCCAGAGCGAATACGGCTGGCACTTCACGGGCGTCGATATCGACGCAGGCGCAATCAAATCGGCGCGGCAAATCTGTGAATTCAACAAGCTGGCAATTACGCTTAGGCGACAAAGAAAACCTGAGAATATCTTTCACGGTGTGATCCAGCCCAACGATGCTTTTCACGTAACCATGTGCAATCCGCCATTCCATGGGTCTATCGAGAAAGCGAAAAAGGGTACCCAGCGCAAGTGGGCGAACCTTGGCAAGGGGCGTTCAACAAAACTCAACTTTGGTGGCCAAAACGCTGAACTTTGGTGTCCCGGTGGGGAGATAAAGTTTCTCGCCTGCATGGTTGAACAGAGCATGGAGTTCGCCGGCCAGTGCCTGTGGTTTACTTCGTTGGTGTCGAAAAAAGATAACCTCCAGCCCCTCAATCGAATTCTTGGGAAAGCCAGGGTTGCTGAATGCAAAGTCGTCGAAATGGCACAGGGGCAAAAAACCAGTCGTTTTGTTGCCTGGACTTACATGAAGAAAAGTCTGCGCTCCTCCTTTGCGAAGAAAGCTCGGACGTAG
- a CDS encoding nucleoside hydrolase, with the protein MVKLIIDTDPGIDDAMAIFYAAAAPDIDLLGLTTIFGNVTTATATRNALRLLEAAGLDVPVAGGAATPLVLPPFKPSAYVHGEEGFGDIPAAEPRGRALNEEAAGFLCRMAREHKGELVVCPIGPLTNIALAMQRDPEFIGNVKSIVVMGGSLEEGGNITPHAEANIYHDPHAADMVCQGGAKVVFVGLDVTHRILCRPEDFTAIAAKSPELGGMLQQMSHFYIKFYREVAGLYGCSLHDPAAVIACTHPDLFAMRDVPLEVSCEGETSGATLAAPDSGRAPVKVCMTVEADAVKSLFLRRLALLP; encoded by the coding sequence ATGGTGAAACTGATTATCGACACCGATCCGGGCATCGACGATGCGATGGCGATCTTCTATGCCGCCGCGGCGCCGGATATTGATCTGCTGGGTCTGACCACGATCTTTGGCAATGTCACGACCGCCACCGCCACCCGCAATGCGCTGCGCCTGCTGGAGGCCGCCGGGCTGGATGTGCCGGTGGCCGGCGGCGCCGCCACGCCGCTGGTGCTGCCGCCGTTCAAACCCTCGGCCTATGTGCATGGCGAGGAGGGCTTTGGCGATATCCCCGCCGCCGAGCCCAGAGGCCGGGCGCTGAACGAGGAGGCTGCGGGCTTCCTGTGCCGCATGGCGCGCGAGCACAAGGGCGAACTGGTGGTCTGTCCGATCGGACCGCTGACGAACATTGCGCTGGCAATGCAGCGCGACCCGGAGTTCATCGGGAACGTCAAATCCATCGTGGTGATGGGCGGCTCGCTGGAAGAGGGCGGCAATATCACGCCCCACGCCGAGGCCAATATTTATCACGACCCGCATGCTGCGGACATGGTTTGCCAGGGCGGCGCCAAAGTGGTCTTTGTGGGGCTGGATGTTACCCACCGGATCCTGTGCCGGCCGGAGGATTTTACCGCCATCGCCGCCAAATCTCCGGAACTGGGCGGCATGCTGCAGCAGATGTCGCATTTCTATATCAAGTTCTACAGGGAGGTTGCGGGCCTCTACGGCTGTTCGCTGCACGACCCGGCGGCGGTGATTGCCTGTACTCACCCGGATCTGTTCGCAATGCGCGACGTGCCGCTTGAGGTGTCCTGCGAGGGTGAAACCTCCGGCGCGACCCTGGCTGCACCGGACAGCGGACGGGCGCCGGTCAAGGTCTGCATGACGGTGGAGGCGGATGCGGTGAAATCACTGTTTCTGCGGCGCCTGGCGCTGTTGCCCTAA
- the rsgA gene encoding ribosome small subunit-dependent GTPase A: MVHSIVQSPLSLADLGWSQFFGNQLGPDEMDLARMRIAAVHRSRMTAVSAMGPVKLNLPAQTTTADFAVGDWILADPPTHIVLSRLERRALLQRRTECPRTPQLIAANVDTLFIVTSCNGDFNQARLERYLALANEAGVNPVIVLTKADQAADAEPYRQQAADLQRGVAVIAVNAKTRDAVTALAPWCGSGQTIALAGSSGVGKSNLLNTLSAKPPEEAQLTGGIREDDAKGRHTTTSRSLHSIKGGGWAIDTPEIRTLHVSDVRAGLDMLFAEITELAPKCRFRDCTHAHEPGCEVQAAVAVDPGRLGRWCKLVEENPNNTRSGSRARGYKTPDVRGKRR, encoded by the coding sequence GTGGTACATTCCATTGTTCAATCACCTCTGTCTTTGGCCGATCTCGGCTGGTCTCAGTTCTTTGGCAACCAGCTGGGACCTGACGAAATGGATCTTGCCCGGATGCGCATAGCGGCTGTCCACCGGTCCCGTATGACTGCTGTATCTGCAATGGGCCCAGTGAAGCTGAACCTGCCCGCCCAAACTACTACGGCAGATTTCGCCGTGGGGGACTGGATCTTAGCGGATCCTCCAACTCACATAGTCCTTAGCCGTTTGGAAAGACGTGCCCTATTGCAACGCCGGACCGAGTGTCCCCGGACCCCGCAACTGATCGCCGCAAATGTGGACACGCTCTTCATCGTTACATCCTGCAACGGTGATTTCAATCAAGCCCGGCTGGAACGCTACCTGGCCCTCGCAAATGAGGCGGGCGTAAACCCAGTGATTGTCTTGACGAAAGCCGATCAAGCGGCGGATGCGGAACCGTACCGGCAGCAGGCGGCAGACCTTCAGCGCGGAGTGGCCGTCATTGCGGTGAACGCGAAAACCCGCGATGCGGTGACGGCTTTGGCTCCGTGGTGCGGGTCAGGGCAGACTATTGCTCTGGCCGGATCATCCGGGGTGGGGAAATCAAATCTGCTCAACACTCTTTCTGCCAAGCCACCTGAGGAAGCACAGCTTACTGGCGGCATTCGGGAGGACGATGCTAAGGGGCGCCACACAACCACGTCGCGCTCCCTGCACTCTATCAAGGGCGGCGGCTGGGCAATTGACACGCCGGAAATCCGTACGCTGCATGTCAGCGATGTCCGGGCTGGTCTGGACATGCTGTTCGCGGAGATCACAGAGCTGGCACCCAAGTGCCGCTTTCGGGATTGTACCCACGCACACGAGCCAGGCTGTGAGGTTCAGGCAGCGGTTGCGGTTGACCCAGGTCGACTTGGCCGGTGGTGCAAGCTTGTCGAAGAAAATCCCAACAACACACGCTCTGGATCCAGGGCCCGTGGCTACAAGACCCCAGACGTCCGTGGCAAGCGACGCTGA
- the ychF gene encoding redox-regulated ATPase YchF yields the protein MGFKMGIVGLPNVGKSTLFNALTKTASAQAANFPFCTIEPNVGEVGVPDARLDKLAAIAGSKQIIPTRMTFVDIAGLVKGASQGEGLGNQFLANIRETDAIAHVLRCFEDGDVTHVEGRVDPVADAEVIETELMLSDLESIEKRRANLVRKLKGNDKEALQQDRLLAAAQAMLEDGKPARLVEVDADDAKAWKMLQLLTTKPVLYVCNVGESESVEGNTHSAKVAEMAAAQGNSHVIISAQIEEEISQLDADEAQMFLEEMGLAEAGLDRLIRAGYELLHLETYFTVGPKEARAWTIRSGTAAPQAAGVIHGDFEKGFIRAETIAYDEFIACNGEQGAKEAGKMRAEGKSYVVKDGDVLHFLFSK from the coding sequence ATGGGCTTTAAGATGGGAATCGTCGGCCTGCCCAATGTGGGTAAATCGACGCTGTTCAATGCGCTCACCAAAACCGCCTCGGCGCAGGCGGCCAATTTTCCGTTCTGCACGATTGAGCCCAATGTGGGTGAGGTCGGCGTGCCGGACGCGCGTCTGGACAAGCTGGCGGCGATTGCCGGCTCCAAGCAGATCATCCCGACCCGGATGACATTTGTCGACATCGCCGGCCTGGTCAAGGGCGCGTCGCAGGGCGAGGGCCTGGGCAACCAGTTCCTGGCCAACATCCGCGAAACAGATGCAATTGCCCATGTGCTGCGCTGTTTTGAAGACGGCGACGTGACCCATGTGGAGGGCCGTGTCGACCCGGTTGCTGACGCCGAAGTGATCGAGACCGAGCTGATGCTGTCGGACCTTGAAAGCATCGAGAAACGCCGCGCCAATCTGGTGCGCAAGCTGAAGGGCAACGACAAGGAAGCATTGCAGCAAGACCGGCTGCTGGCCGCGGCCCAGGCGATGCTCGAAGACGGCAAACCCGCCCGTCTGGTCGAGGTTGACGCCGACGACGCCAAGGCCTGGAAGATGCTGCAGCTGCTGACCACAAAGCCGGTGCTCTATGTATGCAACGTTGGCGAATCGGAATCGGTTGAGGGCAACACGCATTCCGCCAAAGTGGCCGAAATGGCCGCGGCGCAGGGCAATTCCCATGTGATCATCTCGGCTCAGATCGAAGAAGAGATCAGCCAGCTGGACGCCGACGAAGCCCAGATGTTCCTCGAGGAGATGGGCCTGGCCGAGGCCGGTCTCGACCGTTTGATCCGCGCAGGTTACGAGCTGCTGCACCTGGAAACCTATTTCACCGTCGGCCCGAAAGAGGCCCGCGCCTGGACCATCCGCAGCGGCACCGCAGCGCCGCAAGCGGCCGGCGTGATCCACGGTGATTTCGAGAAGGGTTTCATCCGCGCCGAGACCATCGCCTATGACGAATTCATCGCCTGCAATGGCGAGCAAGGCGCCAAGGAAGCCGGCAAGATGCGGGCGGAAGGCAAAAGCTACGTCGTCAAAGACGGCGATGTGCTGCACTTCCTGTTCAGCAAGTAA
- a CDS encoding acyloxyacyl hydrolase, producing the protein MKQTAMLAAAFCAAAAMPAAAQEVTLGLGYSNYSRAGSEDSALFAAEYLHAPFHEGRLLSTRFGAVLEVQETGDVFAGVGISGVVDLNNNWFIETSVMPGAYHESSLGNDLGSTFEIRSLLAVGKRFHNGKAVSLALSHKSNASTADQNPGVNSLTLRWHIPLNR; encoded by the coding sequence ATGAAACAGACAGCTATGCTGGCAGCCGCGTTTTGTGCTGCCGCAGCCATGCCTGCCGCCGCCCAGGAAGTGACGCTGGGGCTGGGCTATTCCAATTATTCCCGTGCGGGTTCCGAAGACAGCGCGCTGTTTGCAGCGGAGTATCTGCATGCGCCGTTCCACGAGGGGCGGCTGCTGTCGACCCGGTTCGGCGCGGTGCTGGAAGTGCAGGAAACCGGCGATGTGTTCGCCGGCGTCGGCATCAGCGGCGTGGTTGACCTGAACAACAACTGGTTCATTGAGACCAGCGTGATGCCCGGCGCTTATCACGAAAGCTCGCTGGGTAATGATCTGGGCTCTACCTTTGAAATCCGCAGCCTGCTGGCGGTTGGCAAGCGGTTTCACAATGGCAAGGCGGTGTCGCTGGCGCTTAGCCACAAATCCAACGCCTCGACCGCGGACCAGAACCCGGGCGTGAATTCGCTGACGCTGCGCTGGCACATTCCGCTGAACCGCTGA